The Moraxella haemolytica genome window below encodes:
- a CDS encoding sulfite exporter TauE/SafE family protein produces MMYLWFVIAGAFAGVCAGLFGVGGGLIIVPALVWILGAYGFPVEIIPHVSVGTALATIIITSVSSLTAHNKKGGVRWEVFKNLTYGLVVGSLFGAWVATLIHGQYLQGLIGVFAIIMSIQMFMKKAGENIKPLPKPFSQSIAGGVIGMASAIFGIGGGSLNVPYLTHAGLPMKQAVGTSAACGLPIAIAGALGFMWFGSSHVASMSEPVVGLLGFVHLPAFVAISVASFITAKLGAKIAHKMPAATLKKAFACLLIVVGCQLLYGSVV; encoded by the coding sequence ATGATGTATCTATGGTTTGTGATTGCAGGGGCATTTGCAGGGGTGTGTGCAGGACTGTTCGGTGTGGGTGGGGGTCTGATTATTGTACCTGCTCTTGTGTGGATTTTGGGAGCGTATGGTTTTCCTGTCGAGATTATTCCTCATGTGTCTGTAGGGACGGCATTGGCGACCATCATCATTACATCCGTCAGTTCATTAACCGCTCACAACAAAAAAGGCGGTGTGCGTTGGGAAGTCTTTAAAAATTTAACTTATGGCTTGGTGGTAGGTTCTTTGTTTGGGGCGTGGGTGGCGACGCTCATTCACGGGCAGTATTTACAAGGGCTGATTGGTGTATTTGCCATCATCATGTCCATACAGATGTTCATGAAAAAAGCAGGCGAGAACATCAAACCACTACCCAAGCCATTTAGCCAAAGTATCGCAGGTGGTGTGATTGGCATGGCGTCAGCGATTTTTGGTATCGGTGGTGGTAGCTTAAATGTGCCATATCTTACCCATGCTGGCCTACCCATGAAACAGGCGGTTGGCACCAGTGCGGCGTGCGGTCTGCCGATTGCCATCGCTGGGGCTTTGGGCTTTATGTGGTTTGGTAGCAGTCATGTGGCAAGTATGAGTGAGCCGGTGGTAGGCTTGCTGGGTTTTGTGCATTTGCCTGCCTTTGTCGCCATTAGTGTGGCAAGCTTTATCACTGCCAAACTTGGGGCAAAAATCGCCCACAAGATGCCAGCTGCTACACTAAAAAAAGCCTTTGCGTGCCTATTGATTGTGGTGGGTTGTCAGCTGTTGTATGGTAGTGTGGTCTAA